The following DNA comes from Armatimonadota bacterium.
TCGTCACGTATATCTGCGACGCCCGCGACACGCCGCCCATGCCGAACGACGAATAGTTGCGGAAAATCTCAATGTGTTTCTTCGACGCGACCGCCCATCCGATGCGCATCCCGGGCACCTGTAGGCCTTTGGTCGCCGCGCCAATGACGAAGATGTTGGTGTCGTCGATGTCGTCGGAACCACCAAGGGCAAAGGTTTCGCCGGCGTGGTGAAGCGGCACGGTTTCCATGGTGCTCCGGCGTCGCACGGGACGAAACATGCGCTCCGGCAGGGCGGTTCCATCGGGTCTGCCTGGCCACAACGTGTTTTTAAGGGAACGCGCATGGCCGGTCGCATGGGTTATAAGAACGTGACCGTAGGGAATCTTGAGGTGGTACACGTTGATCCCGATAAACATCTTTTGACTCTGAAAGGTGCGGTACCGGGCGCACGCGGGACACTTTTGGAAATCCGTGAGATATGAAAGTGAAGTTGTACACGCAAACAGGAAAAGCAAAAGGCACCGTCGATCTCCCCGACGAGATTTTCGACGTTCCGATGAATGCTGACCTTCTCCATCAGGCGGTGCGTGTTGCCACTTCGCGCAGGCGACGTACCCTTGCCCATGCGAAAGATCGCAGTGAAGTACGTGGAGGAGGACGCAAGCCGTGGAGACAGAAAGGAACCGGCCGTGCGCGTCACGGCTCGATCCGTTCACCTCTGTGGCGTGGTGGCGGAGTGACGTTCGGTCCAAGAAACGATCAGCATTTCGCGCGCAGTCTACCGCAGGCGATGCGTCGTAAGGCGTTGGCAATCGCGCTTTCGGCGAAGGCGCGAGAGGGAGAGATCGCCGTTCTTGAAAAAATCGAACTCGCCGAGGCGAAGACGAAATACATGGCAGAAGTGGTCAAGAGTATCTCGACAGGTGTGTTCGGTGTAGATACTGCGAAGCGAAAGCCGACGATACTTGTGGCGACCGCCCGACGTGACGAGAAGTTGACGCGTGCCTCGCGCAACCTCCCCGGCCTGC
Coding sequences within:
- the rplC gene encoding 50S ribosomal protein L3 codes for the protein MVKRHGFHGAPASHGTKHALRQGGSIGSAWPQRVFKGTRMAGRMGYKNVTVGNLEVVHVDPDKHLLTLKGAVPGARGTLLEIREI
- the rplD gene encoding 50S ribosomal protein L4; translated protein: MKVKLYTQTGKAKGTVDLPDEIFDVPMNADLLHQAVRVATSRRRRTLAHAKDRSEVRGGGRKPWRQKGTGRARHGSIRSPLWRGGGVTFGPRNDQHFARSLPQAMRRKALAIALSAKAREGEIAVLEKIELAEAKTKYMAEVVKSISTGVFGVDTAKRKPTILVATARRDEKLTRASRNLPGLRERPAKDLNVIDVLSSRYLVFSKDAIPFFEDRMRVRREKPEKTRTSVVKRTRRVATKARQVEKSKAKSSPSPGRKGGQVKAR